One Flammeovirga agarivorans DNA window includes the following coding sequences:
- a CDS encoding outer membrane beta-barrel protein, whose product MQKKEDRRDDFDMVWHDAFQNESVNPPLDLWDDIEVEVDAINKKKNHFTFIRSVAAIFTVSMLTSFLVKYDAPRSQGVAYQSPTMSKGTQIEEASVLPTRLLSTGSDQISTLATHQYTYNNKIVDENIPPINIQEVGLLNDGEEKRNNDKMIYSELGAIKRESTSSASHAFLTAKSSMPVPFSVKQKTAEKKSTYYVGVEAGVASIDPNMKYEGQKISSTTTAPVVTLKGGVKFKNKTFIELGVQYAKYAFDTDLPESSEIVVDQQQISVPVKVGYTFEGKKLDLDVFASVAANFNVDQEVSGGSSEFHRYMIEKGVENKVNMSAAIGAELNYKVAPNTSVSLGTSYGTTLTEASNQNDISTQPNTVMLSMGVKYKFI is encoded by the coding sequence ATGCAAAAGAAAGAGGATAGACGAGATGATTTTGATATGGTGTGGCATGATGCCTTTCAAAACGAAAGTGTCAACCCTCCATTAGACTTATGGGATGATATAGAAGTTGAGGTGGATGCAATTAATAAAAAGAAAAATCACTTTACTTTTATAAGGTCCGTTGCTGCAATATTTACGGTAAGTATGCTGACTAGTTTCTTGGTAAAATATGATGCACCAAGATCTCAAGGAGTTGCATACCAATCTCCGACGATGTCAAAGGGTACTCAGATAGAAGAAGCTTCTGTTTTACCTACAAGGTTATTATCAACAGGTAGTGATCAGATTTCTACATTAGCTACACATCAATATACTTACAACAACAAGATTGTAGATGAGAACATTCCTCCAATCAATATTCAAGAAGTAGGTTTGTTAAATGATGGAGAAGAAAAAAGGAATAATGATAAGATGATTTATTCTGAATTAGGTGCAATAAAAAGAGAAAGTACTTCTAGTGCATCACATGCTTTTTTAACTGCTAAAAGTTCAATGCCTGTACCGTTTTCAGTAAAACAGAAAACAGCAGAGAAGAAATCAACATACTACGTTGGTGTAGAAGCAGGAGTTGCTTCAATTGATCCCAACATGAAATATGAAGGTCAAAAAATTTCTTCAACTACAACTGCTCCTGTAGTTACTTTAAAAGGTGGAGTGAAGTTCAAGAATAAGACCTTTATTGAGTTAGGTGTTCAATATGCTAAATATGCTTTTGATACAGATCTTCCAGAATCATCAGAAATTGTAGTAGATCAACAACAAATATCTGTACCTGTTAAAGTTGGATATACGTTTGAAGGTAAAAAACTTGACTTGGATGTATTTGCAAGTGTTGCAGCCAATTTCAATGTGGATCAAGAAGTATCAGGGGGCTCATCAGAATTTCATAGATATATGATTGAAAAAGGAGTTGAAAATAAGGTGAATATGAGTGCAGCAATTGGAGCAGAATTAAATTACAAAGTAGCTCCAAATACATCTGTATCGTTAGGAACATCATATGGAACAACTTTAACCGAAGCGAGTAATCAAAATGATATTTCAACTCAACCAAATACAGTAATGTTGAGCATGGGTGTGAAATATAAGTTTATATAA
- a CDS encoding BamA/TamA family outer membrane protein — protein MLLNNIAYTQVEVKWVYYDNTSEKEKQLLQNSTLKDSLDAVLFVNKSIDNIIQNGYLTAGIDKKKIFPNEHICKVYIGKRYDALYINTSLVSNQILSSRYWKGTSTIKKVLTTDLEKAKYQVIEYFENNGYPFTKVWIDSLHFVDGNIHGNLKINLGDAVVLDTLIVKRDQPLGVHKKFFEAYLGLHKGDDFKQKSVDKAEVIIKETPYLKLTDDIDVVFEYGKAMVEIPLEKRKSSRADGIIGLAPNETADGGVLVTGQILLDLRNPFGTGKRFYIDWKKPDSHSQWFSASYEHPRIFRSQFDVFYNLDMQIQDSTFIKVDNEVGVKRKVSVRSEVDLGVKFESSRLLREISESSADTLNDTQTTTYHIGYRWENLDDPLAPRKGFSIKSRISAGYRNVIFNPSFDQSIYEGIPEVSSIIKWHLDASYYFQINRWMDGLLRLNASQMINDHLYQNELYRLGGFRSLRGFNEGEFFVDRYGVLTIEPRIGIGGGSYLFVFSDIAYIGNNNETDLPIGFGAGLSMETKSGIFSLAYALGKTNSMPISTDLAKIHFGFIGVF, from the coding sequence ATGCTTCTAAATAACATTGCTTATACACAGGTAGAAGTAAAATGGGTGTATTACGATAATACATCAGAAAAGGAGAAACAATTACTTCAGAATAGTACTTTAAAAGACTCTTTGGATGCAGTCCTATTTGTAAATAAATCAATTGATAACATCATCCAAAATGGATATTTAACAGCAGGAATAGATAAAAAAAAGATCTTCCCGAACGAACATATTTGTAAGGTATATATTGGAAAGAGGTATGATGCATTGTATATCAACACTTCTTTGGTAAGTAATCAGATTTTATCCAGTCGATATTGGAAAGGCACTTCAACGATAAAAAAAGTATTGACCACCGACTTAGAGAAAGCCAAATATCAGGTAATTGAATATTTTGAAAATAATGGTTATCCATTTACTAAGGTATGGATTGATTCTCTTCATTTTGTTGATGGAAATATTCATGGAAATCTTAAAATAAACTTAGGTGATGCTGTTGTATTAGATACTTTAATTGTAAAAAGAGATCAACCATTAGGCGTTCATAAGAAATTCTTTGAAGCATATTTGGGGTTACATAAAGGTGATGACTTCAAACAAAAATCTGTAGATAAAGCAGAAGTGATTATTAAAGAAACACCATATTTAAAACTGACAGATGATATTGATGTAGTTTTCGAGTATGGAAAAGCCATGGTAGAAATTCCATTAGAGAAACGAAAATCAAGTCGGGCCGACGGTATTATTGGTCTAGCTCCCAATGAAACTGCTGATGGTGGAGTATTAGTAACAGGGCAAATACTTTTAGATCTTCGTAATCCATTTGGTACAGGAAAGCGGTTTTACATTGATTGGAAGAAACCCGACAGTCACTCACAATGGTTTTCAGCTTCTTATGAACATCCTAGAATCTTTAGATCGCAATTTGATGTCTTTTACAACCTTGATATGCAAATTCAAGATTCAACGTTTATTAAGGTTGATAATGAAGTGGGAGTAAAAAGAAAAGTTTCAGTAAGAAGTGAGGTAGATCTAGGAGTAAAATTTGAAAGTAGTCGACTTTTGAGAGAAATTTCAGAATCCAGTGCAGATACATTAAATGATACACAAACAACGACTTATCATATAGGATATAGATGGGAAAACTTAGACGACCCATTAGCTCCAAGAAAGGGATTTAGCATTAAATCTAGAATTAGTGCAGGGTATAGAAATGTAATTTTTAATCCTTCATTTGATCAAAGTATTTATGAAGGTATTCCTGAAGTTTCATCAATTATTAAGTGGCATTTAGATGCTTCATATTACTTTCAGATAAACCGATGGATGGATGGGTTGCTTCGACTCAATGCATCACAAATGATTAATGATCACCTTTATCAAAATGAATTGTATCGTTTAGGAGGTTTCAGATCATTAAGAGGTTTTAATGAAGGAGAATTTTTTGTAGATCGATATGGGGTCTTAACTATTGAACCAAGAATAGGAATAGGGGGAGGTTCATACCTTTTCGTATTTTCAGATATCGCTTACATTGGTAATAACAATGAAACAGACCTGCCTATAGGTTTTGGAGCAGGTTTGAGTATGGAAACTAAATCCGGGATTTTCTCTTTAGCTTATGCGTTAGGTAAAACGAATTCGATGCCTATATCAACAGATTTAGCAAAAATCCATTTTGGCTTTATTGGTGTTTTTTAA
- a CDS encoding glycoside hydrolase family 15 protein, translating to MKKTHKYDMGVIGNCAFMAYVDTTASVRWLCWPRFDSSFIFGDLLDDEKGGEFSVKPTAKIQKTKQYYVTNTNILVTEVYTEDGDFKVTDFAPRFEQDDRYYKPLMMIRKIEPLRGTPSVKVVCNPVGEYGEMKPEKSQGSNHIRFLGYDQQMRLTTNIPLSYVMDEHPFVLGGAVYTVLTYGVPLEAAIEQTAETFYTKTKRYWRNWVKSTSISFFHQDKLIRSSLILKIHQYEDTGAIIASGTTSLPEYHKSTRNWDYRYCWMRDTYYTLNAFNNIGHFEEVEAYFKYIENVTKQEKDRYQPLYTITAQKKITEIEMPLKGYLGENKPVRIGNDAYTHIQNDVYGQVLTSLLPLYADKRFTNKYRMHTKQLVEHTLQKIADTMEEKDAGLWEFRDRPGHYCYTFLFHWAGASAAYKMAQYFDDVKMADKALKIKERAADMIEKCYDEETGVYMQAAGSKDMDASCLQLITMNYLDPNSERARRHLKGMEKELMAQDGLFYRYRHVDDFGAPETTFLICAYWYIEALACVGRVKEAIDYFDKVSSYANHVGLLSEDVDSEDGSQWGNFPQTYSHVGLMNAAYRISKKLDLPNFL from the coding sequence ATGAAAAAAACTCATAAGTACGATATGGGCGTCATTGGAAACTGTGCGTTCATGGCCTATGTCGATACAACAGCAAGTGTGCGTTGGCTATGCTGGCCAAGATTTGATAGCAGTTTTATTTTTGGTGACTTACTGGATGATGAGAAGGGCGGAGAGTTTTCGGTAAAACCTACAGCTAAGATCCAAAAGACTAAACAGTATTACGTTACAAACACTAATATTCTCGTTACAGAAGTTTACACTGAAGATGGTGATTTTAAAGTAACAGATTTTGCTCCACGTTTCGAACAGGACGATCGTTATTATAAGCCATTGATGATGATCAGAAAAATTGAACCATTAAGAGGCACTCCTTCTGTGAAAGTAGTGTGTAACCCAGTAGGGGAATATGGTGAGATGAAACCTGAGAAATCACAAGGAAGTAATCATATCCGTTTCTTAGGGTACGACCAACAAATGAGATTAACTACAAATATTCCTTTATCTTATGTAATGGATGAGCATCCATTTGTATTAGGTGGAGCTGTATATACGGTGTTAACTTATGGTGTACCATTAGAAGCAGCAATTGAACAAACTGCAGAAACTTTCTATACTAAAACGAAAAGATATTGGAGAAATTGGGTGAAATCAACATCAATTAGTTTCTTCCATCAGGATAAATTAATCCGTTCGTCTTTAATATTAAAAATACACCAATACGAAGATACAGGGGCTATTATAGCTTCCGGAACGACATCATTACCAGAATATCATAAAAGTACCCGAAACTGGGATTATCGATATTGTTGGATGAGGGATACTTATTATACATTAAATGCTTTCAATAACATTGGTCACTTTGAGGAAGTAGAAGCTTACTTTAAATACATCGAGAATGTAACAAAGCAAGAAAAAGATAGGTACCAACCTCTTTATACTATTACAGCTCAGAAGAAAATCACTGAAATTGAAATGCCTTTAAAAGGGTATTTGGGTGAGAACAAACCTGTAAGAATAGGTAATGATGCTTATACTCATATTCAGAATGATGTATATGGTCAAGTATTAACATCACTACTTCCTTTGTATGCTGATAAGCGTTTTACTAATAAATACCGTATGCATACAAAGCAATTAGTAGAGCATACTCTACAGAAAATTGCTGATACAATGGAAGAGAAAGATGCAGGTCTTTGGGAATTTAGAGATAGACCAGGACATTACTGCTATACTTTCTTATTCCACTGGGCAGGAGCATCTGCAGCATATAAAATGGCTCAGTACTTTGATGATGTGAAAATGGCCGACAAGGCATTAAAAATCAAAGAACGAGCAGCTGATATGATTGAAAAATGCTACGATGAAGAAACAGGCGTTTACATGCAAGCTGCAGGATCAAAAGATATGGATGCATCTTGTCTGCAATTAATTACAATGAATTACCTGGATCCAAACTCTGAAAGAGCAAGGAGACATTTAAAAGGTATGGAAAAGGAATTAATGGCTCAGGATGGTTTATTCTACAGATACCGACACGTGGATGATTTTGGAGCACCGGAAACAACATTCCTAATTTGTGCTTATTGGTATATAGAAGCTTTAGCTTGTGTGGGAAGAGTGAAAGAAGCTATTGATTACTTTGATAAAGTAAGTAGCTATGCAAACCATGTTGGTTTATTATCGGAGGATGTAGATTCTGAGGATGGTAGCCAATGGGGTAATTTCCCTCAAACGTACAGTCATGTAGGTTTGATGAATGCAGCTTATCGTATTTCTAAGAAATTAGATTTACCTAACTTCTTGTAA
- a CDS encoding tetratricopeptide repeat protein — protein MDQSVIEKIETLLKEEKFDGLFELINPLTNTQKGKELLGLYYLGKWENEKAEEVFEKLKEEFSTNPDYHYYYGASLGQQAKGANMLKLMQIAPKSKAAFDKALELDPQHVPAHWGLLRYFGNAPAMFGGEPKCKELADSLSKFNEKEANDAYEFIKNKFHS, from the coding sequence ATGGACCAATCTGTCATTGAAAAAATAGAAACCCTTTTAAAAGAAGAAAAGTTTGATGGTTTATTCGAGCTTATTAATCCATTAACGAATACTCAAAAAGGAAAGGAACTACTTGGTTTATACTATTTAGGAAAATGGGAAAATGAAAAGGCTGAAGAAGTTTTCGAAAAATTAAAAGAAGAGTTTAGTACTAACCCTGATTACCATTATTATTATGGTGCAAGTCTAGGACAGCAAGCCAAAGGAGCAAACATGCTAAAGTTGATGCAGATTGCACCTAAATCTAAAGCAGCATTTGATAAAGCTTTGGAGTTAGATCCGCAACATGTTCCAGCACATTGGGGTTTACTTCGATACTTCGGTAATGCTCCTGCAATGTTTGGAGGTGAGCCAAAGTGTAAAGAGTTAGCGGACTCTTTATCAAAATTCAATGAGAAAGAAGCAAACGACGCTTACGAGTTTATTAAAAATAAATTCCATAGCTAA
- a CDS encoding RNA polymerase sigma factor has product MKNYTITDQDLISQYLNGNEAAFEQLLNKYKNKLFTSILLIVKDEFVAEDLLQDTFIKAIKMIRAGKYNEEGKFMPWISRIAHNMAIDHFRKQKRYPTIVMEDGSSVFDTLDFSENSIEDQRILKETQANVKALVERLPESQREVLVMRHYMQMSFQEIADSTGVSINTALGRMRYALINLRKMMEQQSENSNHAIRQKNIKQRVS; this is encoded by the coding sequence ATGAAAAATTATACTATTACAGATCAAGATCTTATTTCTCAATACTTAAACGGTAATGAAGCAGCCTTTGAACAACTACTTAATAAATATAAGAACAAGTTGTTTACTAGTATTCTTTTAATCGTAAAAGATGAATTCGTAGCTGAAGATCTATTACAAGATACTTTTATTAAGGCGATCAAAATGATCAGAGCTGGAAAGTATAATGAAGAGGGAAAGTTTATGCCTTGGATTTCTCGTATTGCACACAATATGGCTATCGATCACTTCCGCAAACAGAAAAGATATCCAACTATTGTGATGGAAGACGGTAGTAGCGTTTTTGATACTTTAGACTTCTCTGAAAATTCTATTGAAGATCAAAGAATTCTAAAAGAAACTCAAGCAAATGTAAAAGCTTTAGTTGAACGCTTACCTGAATCACAACGTGAAGTATTAGTAATGCGTCATTACATGCAAATGAGTTTCCAAGAAATTGCTGATTCGACTGGTGTTAGTATCAATACTGCTCTAGGAAGAATGCGCTATGCCCTTATCAATCTTCGCAAAATGATGGAGCAACAAAGCGAAAATTCTAATCATGCAATTAGACAAAAAAACATTAAACAAAGAGTATCTTAA
- a CDS encoding DUF1573 domain-containing protein, with translation MKKILFTLLFGLFCFVVNAQEAKGPVITFAENTYEFGDIHQGDVVEHTFKFTNSGDAPLVITNVTTTCGCTAPKWPKEPIAPGDEGQILVKFNSRGKRGVQNKPITVYSNAKQTTRISITTNVLVDNK, from the coding sequence ATGAAAAAGATATTATTTACACTGTTATTCGGTTTATTCTGTTTTGTAGTTAATGCACAAGAAGCAAAAGGCCCTGTAATTACTTTTGCTGAAAATACATATGAGTTTGGCGATATTCACCAAGGTGACGTTGTTGAGCATACTTTTAAATTTACAAATAGTGGTGATGCTCCTTTGGTAATCACAAACGTTACAACTACTTGTGGATGTACTGCTCCAAAATGGCCAAAAGAGCCTATCGCTCCTGGTGATGAAGGACAAATTCTAGTTAAATTCAATTCTAGAGGTAAAAGAGGTGTACAGAATAAACCAATCACTGTTTATTCTAATGCTAAACAAACAACTAGAATCTCTATCACTACAAACGTTTTAGTAGACAATAAGTAA
- the tadA gene encoding tRNA adenosine(34) deaminase TadA encodes MQSDKDESFMKIALQQAELAFDEGEIPVGAIIVADGKVIAKGYNQTEKLNDPTAHAEMIAITAAGHYLGSRHLQDCTLYVTLEPCAMCAGAIYWGQVGRIVYGASDEKRGFKSYSEKLAHPRAKFTTGVLEGECKELLMKFFKQLRQKRKK; translated from the coding sequence ATGCAGTCAGATAAGGATGAATCCTTTATGAAAATAGCCTTGCAACAAGCAGAATTAGCTTTTGATGAAGGAGAAATACCGGTAGGAGCAATCATTGTTGCAGATGGTAAAGTAATAGCCAAAGGATATAATCAAACAGAAAAACTAAATGATCCAACAGCACATGCAGAAATGATTGCAATAACTGCTGCAGGACATTATTTGGGATCAAGACATTTACAGGATTGCACACTTTATGTAACTTTAGAACCTTGTGCAATGTGTGCAGGAGCTATTTATTGGGGACAAGTCGGTAGAATTGTTTATGGTGCATCAGACGAAAAAAGAGGATTTAAATCTTATTCTGAAAAGTTAGCCCACCCAAGAGCCAAGTTTACAACGGGAGTACTTGAAGGAGAGTGTAAAGAATTATTGATGAAATTTTTCAAGCAATTAAGACAAAAAAGAAAAAAATAA
- a CDS encoding RNA polymerase sigma factor, with the protein MLQDEALIKGCKNGDKRVQRKLYEQYSGALMSVACRYSKTEEDARDILQEAFVKIFKNIGTFRNESSLKHWMRRIVVNTAINFQRSKLYLYPMMDVNDMYDLKEEAMALHDYSFQELLNMLQRLPDGCRIIFNLYAIEGYKHKEIAEMTGITEGTSKSQFARARKLLKSMIHDSEIERYSYAKERG; encoded by the coding sequence ATGTTACAAGACGAAGCATTAATTAAAGGTTGCAAGAATGGCGACAAAAGGGTCCAGAGAAAACTATATGAACAATATAGCGGAGCCTTAATGTCTGTAGCTTGTCGTTATTCTAAAACAGAAGAAGATGCTAGAGATATTTTACAAGAAGCCTTTGTAAAAATCTTTAAGAATATCGGCACCTTTAGAAACGAATCCTCTCTCAAACACTGGATGCGAAGAATTGTAGTGAATACTGCGATCAACTTCCAAAGATCTAAATTGTACTTATATCCAATGATGGATGTAAACGATATGTATGATCTTAAAGAAGAGGCTATGGCCTTACATGACTATAGTTTCCAGGAATTATTAAACATGCTCCAACGTTTACCAGATGGGTGTAGGATAATCTTTAACCTTTATGCCATAGAAGGATATAAGCATAAGGAAATTGCAGAAATGACAGGAATTACTGAAGGAACGTCTAAATCGCAATTTGCCAGAGCAAGAAAACTTCTAAAATCTATGATTCATGATTCTGAAATAGAAAGATACAGTTATGCAAAAGAAAGAGGATAG
- the clpB gene encoding ATP-dependent chaperone ClpB, which translates to MNFEKYTIRSQEVLQKAQTIAKGFQQQIIEKGHLLKAIIEQEDNMITFLTNKIKADKTALDQQVETIVAAYPKSSGENPYLSNDSAKTLQKAEKFMTDMGDEFVAVEHILLGLLEGSDPIAQLLKQAGFNEDYLKKAIVELRKGNKVTDQNAEGQYQSLERYAIDLTQMARDGKLDPVIGRDEEIRRVLQILSRRTKNNPMLIGEPGVGKTAIAEGLAQRIVAGDIPENLEDISIASLDMGALVAGAKYKGEFEERLKAVIKEVQSADGKIILFIDEIHTLIGAGAGGDSAMDAANLLKPALARGELRSIGATTLKEYQKYIEKDKALERRFQPVNVGEPSVDDAISILRGIKEKYEVHHGVRIKDDAIIASVELSNRYISDRFLPDKAIDLMDEAASRMRIQMNSMPEEVDEIKRKVMQLEIEREAIRREKDVEKENILTDQIRILTSKLNELEDEWKREKQTLDSIKQLKRDIDKYKIEADQAERSGDYGRVAEIRYGKIVNAEKQLEDLQNAAEQESETGNVMLRQEVTSEDIAEVVSKWTGIPVAKMVQGEREKLLHLEAELGKRVAGQDEAITAISDAVRRSRAGLQDPRRPIGSFLFLGTTGVGKTELAKALAEYLFDDDKAMVRIDMSEYQEKHAVSRLIGAPPGYVGYDEGGQLTEEVRRRPYSVILLDEIEKAHPDVFNILLQVLDDGRLTDNKGRVADFKNTIVIMTSNMGAHFMMDKIGDLEKAGTKVEKEEILDECKNKALDLLKNTVRPEFLNRIDEILMFQPLTRENMRKIADIQFKDIQRRIKANGIEIEITPEALTKVSDLGYEPEFGARPLKRVMQRYILNDLSKSILSGEVQKDSIVLIDVDNDQLIFKNR; encoded by the coding sequence ATGAATTTTGAAAAATATACAATCCGATCGCAAGAAGTTCTGCAAAAAGCGCAGACCATTGCAAAAGGATTTCAACAACAAATAATAGAAAAAGGTCACTTATTAAAAGCAATCATAGAGCAAGAAGACAATATGATTACTTTTCTGACCAATAAAATAAAAGCTGATAAAACGGCTTTAGATCAACAAGTAGAAACAATTGTAGCTGCGTATCCAAAATCGTCAGGAGAAAACCCTTATTTATCAAATGACTCTGCCAAGACTTTACAAAAAGCAGAGAAGTTTATGACTGATATGGGAGACGAATTTGTGGCAGTTGAACATATATTACTTGGACTTTTGGAAGGTAGTGATCCAATCGCTCAACTTTTAAAACAAGCGGGTTTCAATGAAGACTACCTAAAAAAGGCCATTGTAGAATTAAGAAAAGGAAATAAAGTAACTGACCAAAATGCCGAAGGTCAATATCAGTCTTTAGAGAGATATGCTATTGATTTAACTCAAATGGCAAGAGATGGTAAGCTGGACCCTGTAATTGGTAGAGATGAAGAAATTCGTCGAGTACTACAGATTTTATCAAGACGTACTAAAAACAACCCAATGTTAATTGGTGAACCGGGTGTTGGTAAAACGGCTATTGCAGAAGGTTTAGCGCAAAGAATTGTAGCAGGAGATATCCCAGAAAACTTAGAAGATATTTCAATAGCTTCTTTAGATATGGGTGCTTTAGTTGCAGGAGCAAAATATAAAGGTGAATTTGAGGAAAGATTAAAAGCGGTAATTAAGGAAGTTCAAAGTGCGGACGGAAAAATTATCCTCTTTATTGATGAAATTCACACACTAATTGGTGCAGGTGCAGGTGGAGATTCAGCAATGGATGCTGCCAACTTACTAAAACCAGCTTTGGCAAGAGGCGAGTTAAGATCGATTGGTGCAACAACTCTTAAAGAATATCAGAAATATATAGAAAAAGATAAGGCACTAGAAAGAAGATTCCAACCTGTAAATGTTGGAGAACCATCTGTTGATGATGCAATTTCTATACTTAGAGGTATTAAAGAAAAATATGAAGTACATCATGGTGTCAGAATTAAAGATGATGCTATTATTGCTTCAGTAGAACTATCAAATCGATATATTTCAGATCGCTTCTTACCAGATAAGGCAATTGACTTAATGGATGAAGCAGCGTCTCGTATGCGTATACAAATGAACTCTATGCCGGAAGAGGTAGATGAGATCAAACGTAAAGTGATGCAGCTTGAAATAGAACGAGAAGCAATTCGTCGAGAAAAAGATGTTGAGAAGGAAAATATCTTAACAGATCAGATACGTATACTTACTAGTAAGTTGAATGAGTTGGAAGACGAGTGGAAGAGAGAAAAACAAACACTCGATTCAATAAAACAGCTGAAAAGAGATATCGATAAATATAAAATCGAAGCAGATCAAGCAGAACGCTCAGGTGATTATGGAAGAGTTGCAGAGATTAGATATGGAAAAATTGTCAATGCAGAAAAGCAATTAGAAGACTTGCAAAACGCTGCAGAGCAAGAATCTGAAACTGGTAATGTAATGTTACGTCAGGAGGTGACTTCAGAAGACATTGCTGAAGTTGTTTCTAAGTGGACAGGTATCCCTGTGGCTAAAATGGTTCAAGGTGAAAGAGAGAAACTTCTTCACTTAGAAGCAGAATTAGGTAAAAGAGTGGCAGGGCAAGATGAGGCTATTACTGCTATTTCAGATGCCGTTCGTAGAAGTAGGGCAGGTCTACAAGATCCGAGAAGACCGATCGGTTCATTCTTATTCTTAGGAACAACCGGTGTTGGTAAAACTGAATTAGCGAAAGCATTAGCAGAGTACCTATTCGATGATGATAAAGCAATGGTTCGTATCGACATGTCTGAATACCAAGAGAAACATGCGGTAAGCCGTTTGATCGGAGCGCCTCCAGGTTATGTTGGATATGATGAAGGTGGTCAACTTACTGAAGAAGTAAGAAGAAGACCATATTCTGTAATTCTACTTGATGAGATAGAAAAAGCACATCCAGATGTATTTAATATCTTATTACAAGTATTGGATGATGGACGTCTAACGGATAATAAAGGTAGAGTTGCAGATTTCAAGAATACCATTGTCATCATGACTTCCAATATGGGAGCACATTTCATGATGGATAAAATCGGTGATCTTGAAAAAGCAGGAACAAAAGTAGAGAAAGAAGAAATTCTTGACGAATGCAAGAACAAGGCATTGGATTTACTGAAAAACACAGTACGTCCTGAGTTCCTAAATAGAATTGACGAGATTCTTATGTTCCAACCTCTTACCAGAGAGAATATGAGAAAGATTGCAGATATTCAATTCAAAGACATACAGAGAAGGATCAAAGCGAATGGAATAGAAATAGAAATCACTCCAGAAGCTTTAACAAAAGTCTCAGATTTGGGTTATGAACCAGAATTTGGTGCAAGACCATTGAAAAGAGTAATGCAGAGGTATATTCTAAACGATCTATCAAAATCAATCTTAAGTGGAGAAGTCCAAAAAGATAGTATTGTTTTAATAGATGTCGATAATGATCAGTTGATTTTCAAAAACAGATAA